A region of Takifugu rubripes chromosome 6, fTakRub1.2, whole genome shotgun sequence DNA encodes the following proteins:
- the htr1a-b gene encoding 5-hydroxytryptamine receptor 1A-beta yields MEALQNIAGLPTMEGTNNTTGWTHFDSTSNRTSKSFDEEVKLSYQVVTSFLLGALILCSIFGNACVVAAIALERSLQNVANYLIGSLAVTDLMVSVLVLPMAALYQVLNRWTLGQIPCDIFISLDMLCCTSSILHLCVIALDRYWAITEPIDYMKKRTPRRAAVLISVTWLVGFSISIPPMLIMRSQPSSMAEDRANSKQCKITQDPWYTIYSTFGAFYIPLTLMLVLYGRIFKAARFRIRRTVRKTEKKKVSDTCLALSPAMFHRKTPGDAHGKSWKRSVEPRPLPNVNGAVKHAGEGESLDIIEVQSNSRCNLPLPNTPGTVPLFENRHEKATETKRKIALARERKTVKTLGIIMGTFILCWLPFFIVALVMPFCQESCFMPHWLKDVINWLGYSNSLLNPIIYAYFNKDFQSAFKKIIKCHFCRA; encoded by the coding sequence ATGGAAGCGCTCCAAAATATAGCGGGCTTGCCAACAATGGAGGGCACAAATAACACAACAGGCTGGACTCATTTTGACAGCACATCCAACAGAACTTCCAAATCTTTTGACGAAGAAGTGAAACTTAGTTATCAAGTGGTTACATCCTTCCTGCTCGGCGCGCTCATCCTTTGCTCAATATTTGGGAACGCGTGCGTCGTCGCAGCCATAGCTTTGGAGCGCTCTCTTCAAAATGTGGCCAACTACCTAATTGGTTCTCTGGCAGTCACCGACCTGATGGTATCGGTACTGGTGCTGCCCATGGCGGCGCTTTACCAGGTCTTAAACCGCTGGACTCTTGGGCAGATACCATGCGATATCTTCATATCTCTAGATATGTTGTGTTGCACGTCGTCCATCCTGCACCTGTGCGTCATCGCTCTGGACAGGTACTGGGCCATCACTGAGCCGATAGACTACATGAAGAAGAGGACACCGAGAAGAGCCGCTGTCCTCATCAGCGTCACTTGGCTCGTCGGATTCTCAATATCGATTCCACCGATGTTAATCATGCGCTCTCAGCCCAGCAGCATGGCAGAGGACAGAGCCAACTCCAAACAATGCAAGATTACGCAAGATCCCTGGTACACAATATATTCAACATTTGGAGCTTTTTACATCCCCTTGACGCTGATGTTGGTTTTATATGGCCGCATCTTCAAAGCGGCCAGGTTTCGGATTAGACGGACGGTGCGTAAAACTGAGAAAAAGAAAGTTTCTGACACTTGTTTGGCACTATCGCCCGCGATGTTTCACCGGAAGACTCCAGGAGACGCACACGGTAAGTCGTGGAAAAGGAGCGTGGAGCCGCGACCTCTCCCGAACGTCAACGGCGCCGTGAAACACGCAGGGGAGGGCGAGTCTCTGGACATTATCGAGGTGCAAAGCAACTCCAGATGCAACCTGCCACTGCCCAACACCCCTGGCACGGTGCCGCTGTTCGAGAACAGACACGAGAAGGCGACCGAAACGAAGAGAAAGATCGCGCTGGCACGGGAACGTAAAACGGTGAAGACCCTGGGCATCATCATGGGGACCTTCATCCTCTGCTGGCTGCCGTTCTTCATCGTCGCCCTTGTCATGCCCTTCTGCCAGGAGTCGTGCTTCATGCCTCACTGGCTGAAGGATGTCATTAACTGGCTGGGCTACTCCAACTCTTTGCTCAACCCAATTATTTACGCTTACTTCAACAAAGACTTCCAGAGCGCCTTCAAGAAAATCATTAAGTGTCATTTTTGCAGAGCTTAA
- the LOC105418628 gene encoding LOW QUALITY PROTEIN: uncharacterized protein (The sequence of the model RefSeq protein was modified relative to this genomic sequence to represent the inferred CDS: substituted 1 base at 1 genomic stop codon), producing MSTIIVSYGSERFGRIEKGNTETTSYTMNRRSFKIHQLRKELRTLKKQFKRASDGDKQALKELYNILRKKLKTLRRAEWHRRRGRERARKRAAFIANPFRFSKQLLGDKRSGRLECSREEVDRFLQNTMSDPLRGQDLGPNRALISPAPPSAEFKLAEPSLKEVEEVIKAAHSASSPGPSGVPYLVYKRCPEILRHLWKALKVIWRRGRVADQWRSAEGLWIPKEEDSKNINQFRTISLLSVEGKVFFSIVSRRLTEFLLKNNYIDTSVQKGGIPGVPGCLEHNGVVTQLIREAHESKGELAVLWLDLTNAYGSIPHRLVELAQHLHHVPSKIKDLILDYYNNFSLRVTSGSVTSDWHRLEKGIITGCTISDTAAIQKSTEELGGWLTKVDKSGLPGRFKAWIYQYSILPRVLWPLLVYPVPVTTVESLERKISSFLSRWLGLPRSLNSAALYGTRNTLQLPFSGLTEEFKVARTRETLQYRDSRDCKVSSAGIEVKTGRKWKAEKAVDVAESRLRQKALVGAVATGRTGLGYCSIXPTQVSHARGKERNHLLQEEVRAGVEEERVGRAVGLWQQGAWTRWESALQRKVTWSNIMQADFHRVRFLVAAVYDALPSPANLHAWGKSETPTCSLCSGRGSLEHLLSSCPKSLADSRYRWRHDQVLKAVAESIALAISTSKHHHAPKKAISFIKAGERPRAGPQITTGLLHTATDWQLHVDLGKQLLFPQHIATTSLRPDMIITSEASKHLIMLELTVPWEKRTEEANERKCAKYQELVEECRGRDWRTFYEPIEVGCRGFAGCSLCKAFGRLGITGTAKKRAIKGASEAAERATRWLWLKRADPWVATGTQAGS from the exons ATGAGTACCATCATCGTTAGCTATGGCTCAGAAAGATTTGGACGGATCGAGAAGGGCAACACTGAGACCACCTCTTACACCATGAACCGCAGGTCCTTTAAGATACACCAACTGCGCAAGGAGCTGCGAACCCTCAAGAAACAGTTCAAGAGAGCTTCTGATGGGGACAAGCAAGCTTTAAAAGAGCTGTATAACATCCTGCGGAAGAAGTTGAAAACTCTCCGCAGAGCAGAGTGGCACAGGAGgcgcgggagagagagagctaggAAGCGAGCAGCCTTCATTGCCAATCCCTTCCGGTTTTCTAAACAGCTGCTCGGGGACAAGCGGAGTGGCCGACTTGAGTGCTCAAGGGAGGAAGTGGATCGCTTCCTCCAAAACACCATGAGTGACCCACTAAGGGGTCAAGACCTAGGACCCAACAGAGCGCTCATCAGCCCTGCCCCACCATCAGCAGAGTTCAAGCTGGCAGAGCCTAGTTTGAAGGAGGTTGAAGAAGTCATCAAGGCAGCCCATTCTGCATCTTCCCCAGGCCCCAGTGGTGTACCTTACCTTGTCTACAAGCGCTGTCCAGAAATTCTCCGGCATCTGTGGAAGGCCTTGAAAGTGATCTGGCGAAGGGGGAGAGTAGCCGACCAGTGGAGGAGTGCTGAGGGACTTTGGATACCCAAGGAGGAGGACTCGAAAAACATCAACCAGTTTCGGACTATCTCACTACTGAGTGTGGAAGGGAAGGTGTTTTTTAGCATCGTCTCCCGAAGACTGACCGAGTTTCTCCTCAAGAACAACTACATCGACACTTCAGTGCAGAAGGGTGGGATCCCTGGAGTCCCTGGCTGTCTAGAGCACAATGGTGTAGTCACACAGCTCATAAGAGAGGCCCATGAGAGCAAAGGAGAACTAGCGGTTTTGTGGTTGGACCTGACTAACGCCTACGGGTCCATCCCACACAGGCTAGTTGAGCTTGCGCAACACCTACACCATGTTCCCAGTAAGATCAAGGACCTGATTCTGGATTACTATAATAACTTCAGTCTTAGGGTCACTTCAGGGTCAGTAACCTCAGACTGGCATCGCCTTGAGAAAGGAATAATAACAGGCTGTACCATCTCC GACACTGCTGCTATCCAGAAGTCTACGGAAGAGCTTGGAGGGTGGCTCACTAAGGTGGACAAGTCTGGCCTGCCTGGTAGATTTAAAGCCTGGATCTACCAGTACTCCATCCTTCCCAGAGTCCTGTGGCCTCTCCTCGTGTATCCAGTCCCAGTAACAACAGTGGAATCCTTGGAAAGGAAGATCAGCAGCTTTTTGAGCAGATGGCTGGGTCTTCCTCGCAGCCTCAACAGCGCTGCACTGTACGGGACAAGGAACACCCTGCAGCTACCCTTCAGTGGGCTCACTGAAGAATTTAAGGTGGCACGCACAAGAGAAACACTACAGTACAGAGACTCCAGGGACTGCAAGGTGTCATCAGCCGGGATTGaggtgaagacaggaaggaagtggaaggcagaaaaggcaGTGGATGTGGCTGAGTCACGCCTAAGGCAAAAGGCACTAGTTGGGGCCGTTGCAACAGGAAGAACAGGCTTGGGCtactgtagtatctgaccc ACCCAAGTCAGCCATGCCCGGGGCAAAGAGAGAAACCacctacttcaggaggaggtccgaGCAGGCGTGGAGGAAGAGCGAGTGGGTAGGGCAGTGGGACTCTGGCAGCAGGGGGCATGGACAAGGTGGGAGAGCGCGTTACAGCGCAAAGTTACCTGGTCAAACATCATGCAGGCAGACTTCCACCGCGTCCGGTTCCTTGTGGCGGCAGTCTACGATGCCCTCCCCAGCCCAGCAAACCTCCATGCATGGGGAAAGAGCGAGACACCCACATGTTCCCTTTGCTCCGGAAGAGGCTCCCTGGAACACCTCCTTAGCAGCTGCCCAAAGTCCCTGGCTGATAGTCGCTATCGCTGGCGCCACGACCAGGTACTCAAAGCAGTGGCTGAGAGCATAGCGTTGGCCATTAGCACCAGCAAACACCATCATGCTCCGAAGAAGGCAATCTCCTtcataaaagctggagagagacctCGTGCAGGCCCACAGATAACAACGggactcctccacacagctACTGATTGGCAACTGCACGTtgacctgggaaaacaactgTTATTCCCCCAGCACATCGCAACAACGTCTCTACGGCCAGACATGATCATCACCTCAGAGGCTTCGAAACACCTGATCATGCTGGAGCTTACAGTGCCCTGGGAAAAGCGGACTGAGGAAGCCAACGAAAGGAAATGTGCCAAGtatcaggagctggtggaggagtgcAGGGGCAGGGACTGGAGGACCTTCTACGAGCCCATAGAAGTTGGCTGTAGAGGCTTTGCAGGATGCTCCCTCTGCAAAGCCTTTGGCCGACTGGGAATCACAGGGACAGCCAAAAAGAGGGCCATTAAAGGTGCgagtgaagctgcagagagagcCACGAGGTGGCTGTGGCTGAAAAGGGCAGATCCGTGGGTTGCTACTGGGACACAAGCCGGGTCTTGA